The genomic DNA NNNNNNNNNNNNNNNNNNNNNNNNNNNNNNNNNNNNNNNNNNNNNNNNNNNNNNNNNNNNNNNNNNNNNNNNNNNNNNNNNNNNNNNNNNNNNNNNNNNNNNNNNNNNNNNNNNNNNNNNNNNNNNNNNNNNNNNNNNNNNNNNNNNNNNNNNNNNNNNNNNNNNNNNNNNNNNNNNNNNNNNNNNNNNNNNNNNNNNNNNNNNNNNNNNNNNNNNNNNNNNNNNNNNNNNNNNNNNNNNNNNNNNNNNNNNNNNNNNNNNNNNNNNNNNNNNNNNNNNNNNNNNNNNNNNNNNNNNNNNNNNNNNNNNNNNNNNNNNNNNNNNNNNNNNNNNNNNNNNNNNNNNNNNNNNNNNNNNNNNNNNNNNNNNNNNNNNNNNNNNNNNNNNNNNNNNNNNNNNNNNNNNNNNNNNNNNNNNNNNNNNNNNNNNNNNNNNNNNNNNNNNNNNNNNNNNNNNNNNNNNNNNNNNNNNNNNNNNNNNNNNNNNNNNNNNNNNNNNNNNNNNNNNNNNNNNNNNNNNNNNNNNNNNNNNNNNNNNNNNNNNNNNNNNNNNNNNNNNNNNNNNNNNNNNNNNNNNNNNNNNNNNNNNNNNNNNNNNNNNNNNNNNNNNNNNNNNNNNNNNNNNNNNNNNNNNNNNNNNNNNNNNNNNNNNNNNNNNNNNNNNNNNNNNNNNNNNNNNNNNNNNNNNNNNNNNNNNNNNNNNNNNNNNNNNNNNNNNNNNNNNNNNNNNNNNNNNNNNNNNNNNNNNNNNNNNNNNNNNNNNNNNNNNNNNNNNNNNNNNNNNNNNNNNNNNNNNNNNNNNNNNNNNNNNNNNNNNNNNNNNNNNNNNNNNNNNNNNNNNNNNNNNNNNNNNNNNNNNNNNNNNNNNNNNNNNNNNNNNNNNNNNNNNNNNNNNNNNNNNNNNNNNNNNNNNNNNNNNNNNNNNNNNNNNNNNNNNNNNNNNNNNNNNNNNNNNNNNNNNNNNNNNNNNNNNNNNNNNNNNNNNNNNNNNNNNNNNNNNNNNNNNNNNNNNNNNNNNNNNNNNNNNNNNNNNNNNNNNNNNNNNNNNNNNNNNNNNNNNNNNNNNNNNNNNNNNNNNNNNNNNNNNNNNNNNNNNNNNNNNNNNNNNNNNNNNNNNNNNNNNNNNNNNNNNNNNNNNNNNNNNNNNNNNNNNNNNNNNNNNNNNNNNNNNNNNNNNNNNNNNNNNNNNNNNNNNNNNNNNNNNNNNNNNNNNNNNNNNNNNNNNNNNNNNNNNNNNNNNNNNNNNNNNNNNNNNNNNNNNNNNNNNNNNNNNNNNNNNNNNNNNNNNNNNNNNNNNNNNNNNNNNNNNNNNNNNNNNNNNNNNNNNNNNNNNNNNNNNNNNNNNNNNNNNNNNNNNNNNNNNNNNNNNNNNNNNNNNNNNNNNNNNNNNNNNNNNNNNNNNNNNNNNNNNNNNNNNNNNNNNNNNNNNNNNNNNNNNNNNNNNNNNNNNNNNNNNNNNNNNNNNNNNNNNNNNNNNNNNNNNNNNNNNNNNNNNNNNNNNNNNNNNNNNNNNNNNNNNNNNNNNNNNNNNNNNNNNNNNNNNNNNNNNNNNNNNNNNNNNNNNNNNNNNNNNNNNNNNNNNNNNNNNNNNNNNNNNNNNNNNNNNNNNNNNNNNNNNNNNNNNNNNNNNNNNNNNNNNNNNNNNNNNNNNNNNNNNNNNNNNNNNNNNNNNNNNNNNNNNNNNNNNNNNNNNNNNNNNNNNNNNNNNNNNNNNNNNNNNNNNNNNNNNNNNNNNNNNNNNNNNNNNNNNNNNNNNNNNNNNNNNNNNNNNNNNNNNNNNNNNNNNNNNNNNNNNNNNNNNNNNNNNNNNNNNNNNNNNNNNNNNNNNNNNNNNNNNNNNNNNNNNNNNNNNNNNNNNNNNNNNNNNNNNNNNNNNNNNNNNNNNNNNNNNNNNNNNNNNNNNNNNNNNNNNNNNNNNNNNNNNNNNNNNNNNNNNNNNNNNNNNNNNNNNNNNNNNNNNNNNNNNNNNNNNNNNNNNNNNNNNNNNNNNNNNNNNNNNNNNNNNNNNNNNNNNNNNNNNNNNNNNNNNNNNNNNNNNNNNNNNNNNNNNNNNNNNNNNNNNNNNNNNNNNNNNNNNNNNNNNNNNNNNNNNNNNNNNNNNNNNNNNNNNNNNNNNNNNNNNNNNNNNNNNNNNNNNNNNNNNNNNNNNNNNNNNNNNNNNNNNNNNNNNNNNNNNNNNNNNNNNNNNNNNNNNNNNNNNNNNNNNNNNNNNNNNNNNNNNNNNNNNNNNNNNNNNNNNNNNNNNNNNNNNNNNNNNNNNNNNNNNNNNNNNNNNNNNNNNNNNNNNNNNNNNNNNNNNNNNNNNNNNNNNNNNNNNNNNNNNNNNNNNNNNNNNNNNNNNNNNNNNNNNNNNNNNNNNNNNNNNNNNNNNNNNNNNNNNNNNNNNNNNNNNNNNNNNNNNNNNNNNNNNNNNNNNNNNNNNNNNNNNNNNNNNNNNNNNNNNNNNNNNNNNNNNNNNNNNNNNNNNNNNNNNNNNNNNNNNNNNNNNNNNNNNNNNNNNNNNNNNNNNNNNNNNNNNNNNNNNNNNNNNNNNNNNNNNNNNNNNNNNNNNNNNNNNNNNNNNNNNNNNNNNNNNNNNNNNNNNNNNNNNNNNNNNNNNNNNNNNNNNNNNNNNNNNNNNNNNNNNNNNNNNNNNNNNNNNNNNNNNNNNNNNNNNNNNNNNNNNNNNNNNNNNNNNNNNNNNNNNNNNNNNNNNNNNNNNNNNNNNNNNNNNNNNNNNNNNNNNNNNNNNNNNNNNNNNNNNNNNNNNNNNNNNNNNNNNNNNNNNNNNNNNNNNNNNNNNNNNNNNNNNNNNNNNNNNNNNNNNNNNNNNNNNNNNNNNNNNNNNNNNNNNNNNNNNNNNNNNNNNNNNNNNNNNNNNNNNNNNNNNNNNNNNNNNNNNNNNNNNNNNNNNNNNNNNNNNNNNNNNNNNNNNNNNNNNNNNNNNNNNNNNNNNNNNNNNNNNNNNNNNNNNNNNNNNNNNNNNNNNNNNNNNNNNNNNNNNNNNNNNNNNNNNNNNNNNNNNNNNNNNNNNNNNNNNNNNNNNNNNNNNNNNNNNNNNNNNNNNNNNNNNNNNNNNNNNNNNNNNNNNNNNNNNNNNNNNNNNNNNNNNNNNNNNNNNNNNNNNNNNNNNNNNNNNNNNNNNNNNNNNNNNNNNNNNNNNNNNNNNNNNNNNNNNNNNNNNNNNNNNNNNNNNNNNNNNNNNNNNNNNNNNNNNNNNNNNNNNNNNNNNNNNNNNNNNNNNNNNNNNNNNNNNNNNNNNNNNNNNNNNNNNNNNNNNNNNNNNNNNNNNNNNNNNNNNNNNNNNNNNNNNNNNNNNNNNNNNNNNNNNNNNNNNNNNNNNNNNNNNNNNNNNNNNNNNNNNNNNNNNNNNNNNNNNNNNNNNNNNNNNNNNNNNNNNNNNNNNNNNNNNNNNNNNNNNNNNNNNNNNNNNNNNNNNNNNNNNNNNNNNNNNNNNNNNNNNNNNNNNNNNNNNNNNNNNNNNNNNNNNNNNNNNNNNNNNNNNNNNNNNNNNNNNNNNNNNNNNNNNNNNNNNNNNNNNNNNNNNNNNNNNNNNNNNNNNNNNNNNNNNNNNNNNNNNNNNNNNNNNNNNNNNNNNNNNNNNNNNNNNNNNNNNNNNNNNNNNNNNNNNNNNNNNNNNNNNNNNNNNNNNNNNNNNNNNNNNNNNNNNNNNNNNNNNNNNNNNNNNNNNNNNNNNNNNNNNNNNNNNNNNNNNNNNNNNNNNNNNNNNNNNNNNNNNNNNNNNNNNNNNNNNAAGTTTGTTGGTCGTCCATCCCCATGGTGATGACCTCGCTTTTAAGGAAGTTTATTTTGAGTCCTGAAAGGATCTCAAAGACGAGTAGCAAAAGCTTAACCGACGCAATACTGTGGTCATCTGGTTCGAACATCAGCAAGGTATCTTCGCTGCCGTATGTGGGAAAGCAGGAACAGGCGTGTAAGATTTTGTCTGTGGACACTCGAAGGATGGACAGGGTCGATCGCTCGTGCTCTGCACTCTCACGCAGTACCGTGCCCTGGCTGAGCCAAGCATCCTCCTGACTGCGCCCGCCGGCCTCGCCGCCGCCACGACTCTATGGTTCGCCCTCGTGCACACGGTGCCGTGCCGCAGCCTGCTGTCAAAAGAGAGCACACTGTCGGCAAGACTAAAGGAGAAGGACGCCGTAATGGAAAAGCAGGCCAGATTGGTTATACTTACCTGCAGGAGGTGAAGAAGGCGAGGGGCGGCCGGTGCGCGGGGAGGGAGACGCCATGAGCACTCCGACGCCATTGCTCGTGGTGAACGTTGGTTTGGATCTCATGTCTGGTCCTCCGTGTTCCTGTTCGTTCTAGGGGACTCCGGACGATGGGTTCGAGCTGATTAAGCGTTTGTTTTGTTGGAGAAACGTGGTAACCTTGCACAAACACATGGCATGGGGACAGAGGCATATTTATGCTTAGTTCATGACGAGGGTTGGCAGCTGGGACGCCGCACTTGTCCTCGCCTCCTCCGCGTCCTAGAGTAGGATCCCACGTACGCATGACTGTGACCGACCCCATCCACTTGAGACATATCCACTACAGGATTGGTTGTCTGCTACGTTGTCCGCCCATAACCCTCGCCTTCTGAAGAATCCGGCCAGCAGAGCCGCCGTCAACCGAGGAGCGCACCAACACCTCGCTGCATGTCATGTTGTGCCGAGCCCGACTGCCGCCGCCGTGGCCCCTGACGCGAAACAATGCCTTGGCAGGAAAGCGCACCACCACGTCCTCCCCGCCCTGCAAGGGACGAAGAAGCCCCGCTGCCGCCGGTGCCACTAGGGCTTTGCCCGGCCGTGCCCCGTGGCGGCGACAGGGGAGCTTGACGGAGGAGGGGTGAGAGGGGCGGCCGCCTGGCAGCGTAGACACGGGAGGGTCACACGTCGTTCTAGCATCTTCGTTGTTTGATAGCACGACGGTTGCATCCAGAATAAGCATGCCCTACCCACTCTTACCGACGACACATCGGAGACCACAACATGACACCAACACAACAAACGGTGACCCACTCCACCAAGCAAGTCGATCTCCCAACACTAGCTGAACTTCCCGTCTGGATGTCCGTATTGATGCCCTTGCCAGGTGGTTAAGTTCGTTCACACTATTTTTTGTGTACGCCAGAATCTAATTTGACCATCTGGATTGGAGTTAGTTCCAAGATTTACATTGACAATCCCCTTATGTCATTTCCCCATGTTATTGAAGTATTTTCTTTCACATAAGTCATGATTTTTGACATATCTCGGCTGATGTAGAAAAGTGTATTGTTTACTCAATTTGCTGAAATTCCTCATCACACACAATGAACAATCGAAACAATTAGTTTCTCTTTGAAATTGTACTTCTCTCAATAATTCATGCACCCGTAGTAAAATGAATCAAATTAGAATACTAATAATTTAATCGGAAGATATTGCACTTTGAATAATAACGCCTTTGCTTACACGATAAATATTTCTTCTGTACAAAGTTCCATATATGTTCCAGATTATATATTGTTATAAAGTAAAAGTATTTTGGGTAATTCAATATGAATTTTTCTAGGTATGTTCTCGAATTCCCGCTGCAACATGGGAGGCATCTTTCTAGTTTTCAAAGTTTCTAAACCTTAAGTTTCGTCCCCTTTTCTCTGGAATTTAAAGATATGAATTTTATACCACGAAACTCCCTCCCGGGTTGCACGGTAGGGCGACTCCGGAGGCGATCAGATACAACCGCCAAGAGAACTCCATTCCCGTCGCACCATTCACCCCGCCACCGCCAGAGCCGCTCGACGACGGACAGCCGGCGGTAGTATCCCCCGCCCGCTTCTTGCTTCTTCCGTGGCGGTCTTCTTCGATCTCCATCAATGTATGGCCCTTCTTCCGATCTGGTCCACGTTAGGGACGCCCTGGCTTGATCACTGTCACGCCGGGCCCGGCACCAGCGTTGATATTACATGGAAAAACTATCGCATGGGCAAACCTTCCGGTTGCGGCTTCGAGGAGGCACGTCTCAAGGACCCAATTTTTTTTGCCCCACCGGGAGCACGTTGACATTAATGTGAGTATCTTCCGTGCTGAAAGAGTGTTGAATTACGTTGATATCCATGTGAGCCCCTTCCAATTTGTTGACCTCCCCGGCACCTGGGCGCGAGAGCACGCGGAGGCTAGTGGTTCATCCTCACGATGGGAAACCTAATCATATATTTCAGGTGTTGCTATAATTTTTCACGTACTTATGCTTTTAACTCTAGTCGAATATTTTACAATCAGGCAACACATATCCTATCAACGTGATAATAAGGTAAATGTCGCTAGTGATTTCTTTATGCATGTTTCTAATTTTTCGTTTATAATAACAAGCACGATTTATGGTAATTTTCTACTTTCTGTTCTACATGATGAAAACATTGCACGGGACCAACAAGAAACCAATCAAGTAGTAAATTTCGATCAACCAAGATTACATGGCATCGAAAAAATCATGTCATGGGTCTTATTTACATATTTCTTTAGAGTTTACTAGCCTCCTATATATTGAAATAGATAGACATAGACTATAACTGATAGTATCTCTGATGTCAATGAGCCCAAAGGGATGGAGGGGCATATACTAGCCGCAAGCGCTCCTGGATCTCGGCATCCCTTCTTAAGTCGGCCGGCGATGGCTCGAAGCCCTCCGGGATGAACCCGGAGCAAACGACGTTGAACTCCTCCAGGGAGAGATCGGTGAAGCCGTTGATGCCCTGGTGGTTAGTGTCGACCCCTAAGGCATATCCGGCGTTGTTCCGATCGACTTGACGGAGGGCGTCCTTGAATATGGCGTAGCGGTGCTCCTCGTGGTCGATGGAGCTGTAGATCTTGTCGTTGGTGGCCATCCACTCCGCGAAGATCCGTCGAgtctcctcctcgctcctctccctgTCCCAGGACCAGGCGGAGTAGCCGCTCTTGTGCCACCACTGGTCGATGTCGTGGAGGCGGTGCTTGAACATGTCGTACGCGCGCTCCTCCTCGGCGAGGGAGCTGTAGGTCTTGCCGAGCTCGGCCTTCCACTCCAGGAAGATCCGCCGCgtctcctcctcgctcctctcatTGTGCACGTTGTCAGATGTGTTGctcgtggccgccgccgccgccgccagcagcgacaccagcagcagcagcgccaTGGCCCTCATCACGACAGGAAATTTAGGCCGGGGAGTAGCACATAGGTTAGATGAGATGTGTGGAAGGGCGACGGTCTCGGTTGGGCGAACTCTGGTCGAAACGCTCGCGGTGATCAATCTAAGTTTGGATTGTGCTGTACTATATTTAAAGGCTCACGTAGCCACAAGAGACTAGACCTACACGAATCGCATGAAGATCGACACGTACGCGACTCGTGTCCGGACCACCCGCGATTTGAGCAGCCCAAGCCAAACCAATCGCCGTCTTTTTGTTGGAGTCGATCGATCTCGGCCAATACAACCACGGGAGCACCCCACTTGGCTCTACCGTTTGAGCAGTATGATGAACTTTGGGTTAGTGCCAATGATAACATTTTCTTTACATGGAACACTGATATTCCATTAACTTAGCTCAGCAGAGTTTACAAGTTCTGGGATCTCATCCACCCAAATATGGACTAGATGCACCTAAACCCGCTAAAACATGTGCCGACTTGTTACACTTACGAGGCTCATACATGATTTGAAAGTCAATGAAGGCTAATGTCAAAATGGGCCTTTGCTAATCGGAATAGAGCTCCCAGCGGCTACAAGTCATATGTGCCATTCCATTGCCTGTACTAGGACCATACAAGCACACCCCATTGGCGAGTTACGGTGCAGTTATACATGAAATAATTGACCATTCGTCAATTTTTGAATTTTGTAACTTTAGACATGAGTTTAGGAGCTCCAATTATGAAGCTCACAACTTAGCGAGACATGCTTTATCTCTCGTTGGTGGCCGCCGTGTTTGGTTAGGGCACCCGAAAATCTACCATCCGTccatgtaaacattgtgacgaatcAATAAAGCTTCGCGCGACGTTgcctaaaaagaaaaaaactagtcATGCGTGAGCCTCCACCTGGGATCGAAAATCCTGGTCGatcttttttcttcttgtttttactactccctccgtcctataatagaAGAGAATTTTTTACACTAGTGGCAAGTCAAAATATGTTTTTTCCTAGGTACATGAGGCCGTTTTATAATTTGTCGAAGTTTGTCACATGGCAAATTTTATAAAAAAATTCCTAACGTTCACAAGACAAATTTGTTTTTGCACTTTTTATTATTAATAAAATGaaatttttattattaagaggatGGCATTTTTTATCTAATGTTCACAAGTCAAGTTTTTTTTGGCAGATAAAATTTGTTTTTGTTTATGGCTGTTTTATCTTTAGTAACCTAGCATTTTTATTATTAAGATGATGATATTTTTtatgggtctgtctaggacacatctaggtTGCAGAAGTGGCAAGGTCCCGAAGAGAGAAGAAGTGGCCCNNNNNNNNNNNNNNNNNNNNNNNNNNNNNNNNNNNNNNNNNNNNNNNNNNNNNNNNNNNNNNNNNNNNNNNNNNNNNNNNNNNNNNNNNNNNNNNNNNNNNNNNNNNNNNNNNNNNNNNNNNNNNNNNNNNNNNNNNNNNNNNNNNNNNNNNNNNNNNNNNNNNNNNNNNNNNNNNNNNNNNNNNNNNNNNNNNNNNNNNNNNNNNNNNNNNNNNNNNNNNNNNNNNNNNNNNNNNNNNNNNNNNNNNNNNNNNNNNNNNNNNNNNNNNNNNNNNNNNNNNNNNNNNNNNNNNNNNNNNNNNNNNNNNNNNNNNNNNNNNNNNNNNNNNNNNNNNNNNNNNNNNNNNNNNNNNNNNNNNNNNNNNNNNNNNNNNNNNNNNNNNNNNNNNNNNNNNNNNNNNNNNNNNNNNNNNNNNNNNNNNNNNNNNNNNNNNNNNNNNNNNNNNNNNNNNNNNNNNNNNNNNNNNNNNNNNNNNNNNNNNNNNNNNNNNNNNNNNNNNNNNNNNNNNNNNNNNNNNNNNNNNNNNNNNNNNNNNNNNNNNNNNNNNNNNNNNNNNNNNNNNNNNNNNNNNNNNNNNNNNNNNNNNNNNNNNNNNNNNNNNNNNNNNNNNNNNNNNNNNNNNNNNNNNNNNNNNNNNNNNNNNNNNNNNNNNNNNNNNNNNNNNNNNNNNNNNNNNNNNNNNNNNNNNNNNNNNNNNNNNNNNNNNNNNNNNNNNNNNNNNNNNNNNNNNNNNNNNNNNNNNNNNNNNNNNNNNNNNNNNNNNNNNNNNNNNNNNNNNNNNNNNNNNNNNNNNNNNNNNNNNNNNNNNNNNNNNNNNNNNNNNNNNNNNNNNNNNNNNNNNNNNNNNNNNNNNNNNNNNNNNNNNNNNNNNNNNNNNNNNNNNNNNNNNNNNNNNNNNNNNNNNNNNNNNNNNNNNNNNNNNNNNNNNNNNNNNNNNNNNNNNNNNNNNNNNNNNNNNNNNNNNNNNNNNNNNNNNNNNNNNNNNNNNNNNNNN from Triticum aestivum cultivar Chinese Spring unplaced genomic scaffold, IWGSC CS RefSeq v2.1 scaffold49256, whole genome shotgun sequence includes the following:
- the LOC123174922 gene encoding uncharacterized protein, whose product is AAAAAATSNTSDNVHNERSEEETRRIFLEWKAELGKTYSSLAEEERAYDMFKHRLHDIDQWWHKSGYSAWSWDRERSEEETRRIFAEWMATNDKIYSSIDHEEHRYAIFKDALRQVDRNNAGYALGVDTNHQGINGFTDLSLEEFNVVCSGFIPEGFEPSPADLRRDAEIQERLRLVYAPPSLWAH